A window from Pseudomonas alloputida encodes these proteins:
- a CDS encoding STAS domain-containing protein gives MAVETDFSQDGKKLTIKIKGRFDFGKHQEFRDAYERQPRRPDSVVVDLKDTTYLDSSALGMLLLLRDHAGGDESDVRVVHASSDVRKILAISNFEKLFDIS, from the coding sequence ATGGCAGTCGAGACTGATTTTTCGCAGGACGGGAAAAAGCTGACCATCAAGATCAAGGGGCGCTTCGATTTCGGCAAGCATCAGGAGTTTCGCGACGCCTACGAACGCCAGCCCAGGCGGCCGGATTCGGTGGTCGTCGACCTGAAGGACACCACCTACCTCGACAGCTCCGCGCTCGGCATGCTGCTGTTGCTGCGCGACCACGCGGGCGGCGACGAGTCGGATGTGCGGGTAGTGCATGCCAGCTCCGATGTGCGCAAGATTCTCGCCATCTCCAATTTCGAAAAACTCTTCGATATCAGTTGA
- a CDS encoding fused response regulator/phosphatase produces MPAEQALTVLVAEDSAVDRLLLAQIVRRQGHQVFTAENGEQAVALYLERRPQLVLLDALMPVMDGFEAARQIKALAGEALVPIIFLTSLNEEEGLVRCLEAGGDDFMAKPYSAVILAAKIRAMDRLRRLQATVLEQRDQITRHHHHLLNEQRVAKAVFDKVAHSGCLSAPNIRYLQSPYALFNGDLMLAAFTPAGDMRVLLGDFTGHGLPAAVGAMPMAEVFYGMTAKGYGMAQILREMNAKLKRILPVDMFCCALLLNLSMQRGSVEVWNGGMPDGYRLSVDGQVLSALSSRHLPLGILAAERFDDSTEVLPLAPGERLLLLSDGVIDTADDQECLFGVQRLRAVLADNRDPVKLFDELMLALERFGGQPRDDISLCDIRMFTAEERVAAPMIYSDSGRSSPLDWSLSFEVRGESLKRFNPVPYLVQLLQEIHGLRARTGNLHSVLSELYSNALEHGVLGLDSQLKRDVQGFTDYYQERARRLGSLTEGFVSIDFKVEPHGGGGRLMIEVRDSGAGFDVQRVLARPSPDQGLSGRGLNLVRQLASDARWSEGGRCAHVEFVW; encoded by the coding sequence ATGCCGGCCGAACAGGCGTTAACCGTGCTGGTCGCCGAAGACAGTGCTGTCGATCGCCTTCTGCTTGCGCAGATCGTGCGTCGCCAGGGGCATCAGGTATTCACCGCTGAAAACGGCGAGCAGGCGGTAGCGCTGTACCTCGAGCGGCGCCCGCAACTGGTGCTGCTGGACGCCCTGATGCCGGTCATGGATGGCTTCGAGGCGGCGCGGCAGATCAAGGCATTGGCTGGCGAAGCGCTGGTGCCGATCATTTTCCTGACGTCGCTGAATGAAGAAGAGGGGCTGGTGCGTTGCCTGGAGGCGGGGGGCGATGATTTCATGGCCAAGCCCTACAGCGCGGTGATCCTGGCTGCCAAGATTCGCGCCATGGACCGCCTGCGTCGCTTGCAGGCAACGGTACTGGAACAGCGTGACCAGATCACCCGGCATCACCATCACCTGCTTAACGAGCAGCGGGTCGCCAAGGCGGTGTTCGACAAGGTGGCCCACTCTGGTTGCCTTTCTGCGCCCAACATTCGCTACCTGCAATCGCCTTACGCGCTGTTCAATGGCGACCTGATGCTGGCGGCATTTACCCCGGCCGGCGACATGCGTGTGCTGCTTGGCGATTTCACCGGTCACGGCCTGCCGGCGGCGGTCGGCGCCATGCCGATGGCTGAGGTGTTCTACGGCATGACCGCCAAGGGCTACGGCATGGCGCAGATCCTGCGCGAGATGAATGCCAAGCTCAAGCGCATCCTGCCGGTGGATATGTTCTGCTGTGCGCTGCTGCTCAATCTCAGCATGCAGCGCGGCTCGGTGGAGGTGTGGAATGGCGGTATGCCTGATGGCTATCGCCTGTCGGTGGATGGCCAAGTGCTGTCGGCACTGAGTTCGCGGCACCTGCCGCTGGGCATTCTGGCCGCTGAGCGTTTCGATGACAGCACGGAGGTGTTGCCGCTGGCACCGGGCGAGCGCCTGTTGCTGCTGTCAGACGGTGTGATCGATACCGCCGACGACCAGGAATGCCTGTTTGGCGTACAGCGCCTGCGAGCGGTGCTGGCCGACAACCGCGACCCGGTGAAGTTGTTCGATGAGCTGATGCTGGCCCTGGAGCGTTTTGGTGGGCAGCCACGCGATGACATCAGCTTGTGCGATATTCGCATGTTCACTGCCGAGGAGCGGGTGGCGGCCCCGATGATCTACTCTGATAGTGGCCGCTCCAGCCCGCTGGACTGGTCGCTGAGCTTCGAGGTGCGTGGCGAAAGCCTGAAACGCTTCAACCCTGTGCCGTACCTGGTGCAGTTGTTGCAGGAAATTCATGGCCTGCGCGCACGTACCGGCAACCTGCACAGTGTGCTTAGCGAGTTGTATTCCAATGCGCTGGAGCATGGTGTGCTGGGCCTGGACTCGCAGCTCAAGCGCGATGTGCAAGGCTTTACCGACTATTACCAGGAGCGTGCCCGGCGCCTGGGTTCGCTGACCGAAGGCTTTGTAAGCATCGATTTCAAGGTTGAACCGCATGGCGGCGGTGGGCGTCTGATGATCGAGGTGCGCGACAGCGGTGCCGGCTTCGACGTGCAGCGCGTGCTTGCGCGGCCTTCGCCGGACCAGGGGCTGAGCGGCCGCGGTCTGAATCTGGTGCGGCAGTTGGCCAGTGACGCGCGCTGGAGTGAGGGCGGGCGTTGCGCGCATGTGGAGTTCGTATGGTGA
- the fliI gene encoding flagellar protein export ATPase FliI, whose amino-acid sequence MRLERTSFGKRLGTYAEAIELPAQPIVEGRLLRMVGLTLEAEGLRAAVGSRCLVINDDSYHPVQVEAEVMGFAGPKVFLMPVGSIVGIAPGARVVPLDDGGRLPMGMSMLGRVLDGAGRALDGKGGMKAEDWVPMDGPVINPLNRDPISKPLDVGIRSINGLLTVGRGQRLGLFAGTGVGKSVLLGMMTRFTEAEIIVVGLIGERGREVKEFIEHILGEEGLKRSVVVASPADDAPLMRLRAAMYCTRIAEYFRDKGKNVLLLMDSLTRFAQAQREIALAIGEPPATRGYPPSVFAKLPKLVERAGNGEPGGGSITAFYTVLSEGDDQQDPIADSARGVLDGHFVLSRRLAEEGHYPAIDIEASISRVMPQVVDADHLRQAQKFKQLWSRLSQSRDLISVGAYVAGGDPETDLAIALQSKLVEFLRQGLRENVGMAQSREQLGAIFTPPAG is encoded by the coding sequence ATGCGCCTTGAACGCACCAGCTTCGGCAAGCGTCTGGGCACTTACGCTGAGGCCATCGAGCTGCCGGCCCAGCCCATCGTCGAAGGCCGCTTGCTGCGTATGGTCGGCCTCACCCTGGAAGCCGAAGGCCTGCGCGCAGCAGTGGGCAGCCGCTGCCTGGTGATCAACGATGACAGTTATCACCCGGTGCAGGTCGAGGCCGAAGTCATGGGCTTTGCCGGGCCCAAGGTGTTTCTGATGCCGGTGGGCAGTATCGTCGGCATCGCGCCGGGGGCCCGGGTCGTGCCGCTGGATGACGGCGGCCGTCTGCCCATGGGCATGAGCATGCTGGGCCGGGTGCTCGACGGCGCCGGCCGTGCGCTGGATGGCAAGGGCGGGATGAAGGCCGAGGACTGGGTGCCGATGGACGGCCCGGTGATCAACCCGCTCAACCGCGACCCTATCAGCAAGCCGTTGGATGTGGGCATTCGCAGTATCAACGGCCTGCTTACCGTCGGCCGTGGCCAGCGGTTAGGCCTGTTCGCCGGTACCGGTGTGGGTAAATCGGTATTGCTGGGCATGATGACCCGTTTCACCGAAGCCGAAATCATCGTGGTCGGCCTGATCGGTGAGCGGGGGCGCGAGGTGAAGGAATTCATCGAGCACATCCTTGGTGAAGAGGGCCTCAAGCGCTCGGTGGTGGTGGCTTCGCCGGCCGACGATGCGCCGCTGATGCGCCTGCGCGCCGCCATGTATTGCACACGCATTGCCGAGTACTTCCGCGACAAAGGCAAGAATGTGCTGTTGCTGATGGACTCGTTGACCCGTTTCGCCCAGGCCCAGCGGGAAATTGCCCTGGCCATCGGCGAGCCGCCAGCCACCCGGGGTTACCCGCCCTCGGTGTTCGCCAAGCTGCCCAAGCTGGTGGAGCGGGCAGGCAATGGCGAACCTGGCGGTGGTTCGATCACTGCGTTCTATACCGTGCTGTCTGAAGGCGACGATCAGCAAGACCCGATCGCCGACTCGGCGCGGGGCGTGCTTGACGGCCACTTTGTACTGTCGCGTCGGCTGGCTGAGGAAGGCCATTACCCGGCCATCGACATCGAAGCGTCGATCAGCCGGGTCATGCCCCAAGTGGTCGATGCCGACCACTTGCGCCAGGCGCAGAAGTTCAAGCAACTGTGGTCGCGCCTGTCGCAAAGCCGCGACCTGATCAGCGTGGGTGCCTATGTAGCTGGCGGTGATCCGGAGACTGACCTGGCCATTGCCTTGCAATCGAAGCTGGTTGAGTTTCTGCGCCAGGGCCTGCGCGAGAACGTGGGCATGGCGCAGAGCCGCGAACAGCTGGGGGCGATTTTCACGCCCCCGGCAGGTTGA
- the fliG gene encoding flagellar motor switch protein FliG: protein MSDNRAVTAKLSRVDKAAILLLSLGETDAAQVLRHMGPKEVQRVGVAMAQMGNVHRDQVEQVMSEFVDIVGDQTSLGVGSDAYIRKMLNQALGEDKANGLVDRILLGGNTSGLDSLKWMEPRAVADVIRYEHPQIQAIVVAYLDPDQAGEVLSNFDHKVRLDIVLRVSSLNTVQPAALKELNQILEKQFSGNSNAARTTLGGIKRAADIMNFLDSSVEGALMDAIREIDSDLSEQIEDLMFVFNNLADVDDRGIQALLREVSSDVLVVSLKGADERVKDKIFKNMSKRASELLRDDLEAKGPVRVSDVETAQKEILTIARRMAEAGEIVLGGKGAEEMI, encoded by the coding sequence ATGAGTGATAACCGAGCCGTTACCGCCAAGCTGAGCCGCGTCGACAAGGCGGCGATCCTCCTGCTCTCGCTGGGCGAGACCGATGCGGCCCAGGTGCTGCGGCACATGGGCCCGAAGGAAGTGCAGCGGGTGGGTGTGGCCATGGCGCAGATGGGCAATGTGCACCGTGACCAGGTCGAACAGGTGATGAGCGAGTTCGTCGACATCGTCGGCGACCAGACCAGCCTGGGCGTCGGTTCTGATGCGTACATCCGCAAGATGCTCAACCAGGCCCTGGGCGAGGACAAGGCCAACGGCCTGGTCGACCGCATCCTGCTCGGCGGCAATACCAGCGGCCTGGACAGCCTCAAGTGGATGGAGCCGCGTGCCGTGGCCGACGTGATCCGCTATGAGCACCCGCAGATCCAGGCCATCGTGGTCGCCTACCTCGACCCCGACCAGGCCGGTGAAGTGCTGAGCAACTTCGACCACAAGGTGCGCCTGGACATCGTCCTGCGCGTGTCATCGCTGAACACCGTGCAGCCGGCGGCGCTGAAGGAGCTGAACCAGATCCTCGAGAAGCAGTTCTCGGGCAACTCCAACGCCGCGCGCACCACCCTGGGTGGTATCAAACGTGCTGCCGACATCATGAACTTCCTCGACAGCTCGGTGGAAGGCGCACTGATGGACGCGATCCGTGAAATCGACAGCGACCTGTCGGAGCAGATCGAAGACCTGATGTTTGTCTTCAACAACCTGGCCGACGTCGACGACCGGGGCATCCAGGCGCTGTTGCGCGAAGTGTCCTCCGACGTGTTGGTGGTGTCGCTCAAGGGCGCCGACGAGCGGGTCAAGGACAAGATCTTCAAGAACATGTCCAAACGTGCTTCGGAACTGCTGCGTGACGATCTGGAGGCCAAAGGGCCGGTACGGGTCAGCGACGTGGAAACCGCGCAGAAAGAAATCCTCACCATTGCCCGGCGCATGGCCGAGGCCGGCGAGATCGTGCTCGGCGGCAAGGGCGCCGAGGAAATGATCTAA
- a CDS encoding Hpt domain-containing protein: MTDMHIDHKVLSDLREVMEDGYLQLVQTFLDDSERRLGQLHAAKSAEELGAAAHSFKGSSSNMGAVALASLCQQLEERARRPPLYGIEDLISRIDMEFVVVQHFYRGEQQRISAG; the protein is encoded by the coding sequence GTGACTGACATGCATATTGACCACAAGGTACTCAGTGACCTGCGTGAGGTCATGGAAGATGGCTACCTGCAGTTGGTGCAGACTTTTCTGGACGACTCGGAGCGGCGTCTTGGGCAGTTGCACGCGGCCAAAAGCGCCGAGGAGCTTGGCGCGGCAGCTCACAGTTTCAAGGGCAGCAGCAGCAACATGGGCGCGGTGGCCTTGGCCAGCCTGTGTCAGCAGCTCGAAGAGCGCGCGCGGCGGCCCCCGTTGTACGGTATTGAAGACTTGATCAGCCGCATCGACATGGAATTCGTCGTTGTGCAGCACTTTTACCGTGGTGAGCAGCAACGTATTTCCGCAGGCTGA
- the fliE gene encoding flagellar hook-basal body complex protein FliE: MSQGVEFNRLMLDMRAMQADAMSLPKVTAAPELAPGQSTFADMLGQAIGKVHETQQASTQLANAFEIGKSGVDLTDVMIASQKASVSMQAMTQVRNKLVQAYQDIMQMPV; this comes from the coding sequence ATGAGCCAAGGTGTTGAATTCAATCGTCTGATGTTGGACATGCGGGCCATGCAGGCCGATGCCATGTCGCTGCCCAAGGTAACTGCCGCCCCCGAGCTGGCGCCAGGGCAAAGCACCTTCGCCGACATGCTCGGCCAGGCCATCGGCAAGGTGCATGAGACGCAGCAAGCCTCGACCCAACTGGCCAACGCGTTCGAAATCGGCAAGAGCGGCGTCGACCTGACTGACGTGATGATCGCTTCGCAAAAGGCCAGCGTGTCGATGCAAGCCATGACCCAGGTACGCAACAAGCTGGTCCAGGCGTACCAGGACATCATGCAGATGCCGGTTTGA
- the fliJ gene encoding flagellar export protein FliJ, with protein sequence MALPGRAARLAPVVDMAEEAERKAAQRLGHFQQQVATAQAKLAELERFREDYQLQWINRGGQGVNGSWLVNYQRFLGQLETAMTQQRQSLVWHQNNLNNARGTWQQAYARVEGLRKLVQRYQDEARRAEDKREQRLLDELSQRLPRQNPL encoded by the coding sequence ATGGCGCTGCCCGGACGTGCCGCGCGCCTGGCGCCGGTGGTGGACATGGCCGAAGAGGCCGAGCGCAAGGCGGCTCAGCGCCTTGGCCATTTCCAGCAGCAGGTGGCCACGGCCCAGGCCAAGCTGGCCGAGCTGGAGCGCTTTCGCGAGGATTACCAGTTGCAGTGGATCAACCGCGGCGGGCAAGGGGTCAATGGCAGCTGGCTGGTCAATTACCAGCGCTTTCTGGGGCAGCTGGAAACGGCCATGACCCAGCAGCGCCAGAGCCTGGTCTGGCACCAGAACAACCTCAATAACGCCCGTGGTACCTGGCAGCAGGCCTATGCCCGGGTGGAAGGTTTGCGCAAGCTGGTACAGCGCTACCAGGACGAGGCCCGGCGCGCTGAAGACAAGCGCGAGCAGCGCTTGCTGGATGAGCTGTCGCAGCGTCTGCCGCGGCAAAACCCTCTATAG
- a CDS encoding sigma-54-dependent transcriptional regulator, whose translation MAIKVLLVEDDRVLRQALGDTLEIGGFAYQAVGSAEEALEAVLEDAFSLVVSDVNMPGMDGHQLLSQLRRQQPQLPVLLMTAHAAVERAVEAMRQGAADYLVKPFEPKALLNLVERHAAGRVTGEEGPVACEPASRQLLELAARVARSDSTVLISGESGTGKEVLARYIHQQSPRAAQPFVAINCAAIPDNMLEATLFGHEKGAFTGAIAAQAGKFEQAEGGTLLLDEISEMPMALQAKLLRVLQEREVERVGGRKPISLDIRVLATTNRDLAGEVAAGRFREDLYYRLSVFPLAWRPLRERPGDILQLAERLLARHVAKMKHASVRLSPAARACLQAYAWPGNVRELDNALQRALILQQGGVIEAADFCLAGAIPLSAGTEPSLEVVADAGGLGDDMRRHEYQMIIDTLRAERGRRKEAAERLGISPRTLRYKLAQMRDAGFDVEASLFG comes from the coding sequence ATGGCAATCAAGGTGCTGCTGGTCGAGGATGACCGCGTATTGCGCCAGGCGCTGGGCGATACCCTGGAAATCGGCGGTTTCGCCTACCAGGCAGTGGGCAGTGCCGAAGAAGCGCTGGAGGCCGTACTCGAAGACGCGTTCAGCCTGGTGGTCAGTGACGTCAACATGCCCGGTATGGATGGGCACCAGTTGCTGAGCCAGTTGCGCCGCCAGCAGCCACAGTTGCCGGTGCTGTTGATGACGGCGCATGCCGCCGTCGAGCGTGCGGTCGAGGCCATGCGCCAAGGCGCCGCCGACTACCTGGTCAAACCGTTCGAGCCCAAGGCGCTGCTCAACCTCGTGGAGCGGCATGCCGCCGGGCGTGTGACCGGCGAAGAAGGGCCGGTGGCCTGCGAGCCGGCCAGTCGCCAGTTGCTGGAGCTGGCGGCCCGTGTGGCGCGCAGTGACTCGACCGTACTGATTTCCGGCGAGTCCGGTACTGGCAAGGAAGTGCTGGCGCGCTACATTCACCAGCAGTCGCCGCGTGCGGCGCAGCCCTTCGTGGCGATCAACTGCGCGGCGATCCCCGACAACATGCTCGAGGCCACCCTGTTCGGCCACGAGAAGGGCGCCTTCACCGGCGCTATCGCGGCTCAGGCTGGCAAGTTCGAGCAGGCCGAAGGCGGCACCTTGCTGCTCGACGAAATCTCGGAAATGCCCATGGCCTTGCAGGCCAAGCTGCTGCGTGTGCTGCAGGAACGCGAGGTGGAGCGGGTAGGCGGGCGCAAGCCGATCAGCCTGGACATTAGGGTGCTGGCCACCACCAACCGCGACCTGGCCGGCGAAGTGGCGGCTGGGCGCTTCCGCGAAGACCTGTACTACCGCCTGTCGGTGTTCCCGCTGGCCTGGCGCCCGCTGCGTGAGCGGCCGGGCGATATCCTGCAGTTGGCCGAGCGCCTGCTGGCGCGCCATGTGGCCAAGATGAAGCATGCCTCGGTGCGCCTCTCGCCAGCGGCTCGGGCCTGCCTGCAGGCATATGCCTGGCCGGGCAACGTGCGCGAACTGGACAACGCCCTGCAGCGGGCGTTGATTCTGCAGCAGGGTGGCGTGATCGAGGCGGCGGATTTTTGTCTGGCAGGCGCCATTCCATTGTCGGCTGGCACCGAGCCATCTCTCGAGGTGGTTGCTGATGCCGGCGGCCTGGGGGATGACATGCGTCGTCACGAGTACCAGATGATCATCGACACCCTGCGCGCCGAGCGCGGCCGCCGCAAAGAGGCGGCCGAACGCCTGGGGATCAGTCCGCGGACGTTGCGCTACAAGCTGGCGCAGATGCGCGATGCCGGGTTTGACGTCGAGGCCAGCCTGTTCGGCTGA
- the fliH gene encoding flagellar assembly protein FliH yields MPTKEHHPSDLIRARDLEGVDVWTLPSFDPEPEPEPEPEPEPEVIEEVEEVPLEEVQPLTLEELEAIRQEAYNEGFATGEREGFHSTQLKVRQEAEEALKTKLDSLERLMANLMEPIAEQDTQIEKSLVHLIAHMSRQVIGRELRNDSSQITQVLREALKLLPMGADNIRIHLNPQDFELAKALRERHEENWRLLEDSTLLPGGCRIETAHSRIDATMETRIEKAVTQLFDQLHDHSLHPAAPDMSIDLDAPAERAVDSPDAP; encoded by the coding sequence ATGCCCACCAAAGAACACCACCCCAGCGACCTGATCCGTGCCCGCGACCTCGAGGGCGTGGATGTGTGGACGCTGCCAAGCTTCGACCCGGAACCGGAGCCCGAACCGGAGCCTGAGCCTGAGCCCGAGGTCATCGAGGAAGTCGAGGAAGTGCCGCTGGAAGAAGTCCAGCCGTTGACCCTGGAAGAGCTCGAAGCCATCCGTCAGGAGGCTTACAACGAGGGCTTCGCAACCGGTGAGCGCGAGGGCTTCCACAGCACCCAGCTCAAGGTTCGCCAGGAGGCCGAAGAGGCCCTGAAAACCAAACTCGACAGCCTCGAGCGGCTGATGGCCAACCTGATGGAGCCGATTGCCGAGCAGGACACGCAGATCGAGAAAAGCCTGGTGCACCTGATCGCGCACATGAGCCGCCAGGTGATCGGCCGCGAGCTACGCAACGATTCCAGCCAGATCACTCAGGTGCTGCGCGAAGCGCTCAAGCTGCTGCCCATGGGCGCGGACAATATCCGCATCCACCTCAACCCGCAGGATTTCGAGCTGGCCAAGGCCCTGCGCGAACGCCATGAGGAGAACTGGCGGCTGCTGGAAGACAGCACGCTGCTACCGGGTGGTTGCCGCATCGAGACGGCCCACAGCCGTATCGATGCCACCATGGAAACGCGTATCGAAAAAGCGGTGACGCAGCTGTTCGACCAGTTGCACGATCATTCCCTGCACCCGGCGGCGCCAGACATGTCGATAGACCTGGACGCGCCGGCCGAGCGTGCCGTGGACAGCCCAGATGCGCCTTGA
- the fliF gene encoding flagellar basal-body MS-ring/collar protein FliF → MAEAVVENAPAKAGSPAAKPPLFGMAFLENISQMPMLRQIGLLVGLAASVAIGFAVVLWSQQPDYRPLYGSLSGMDTKQVMDTLAAADIPYNVEPNSGALLVKADDLSRARLKLAAAGVAPSDGNVGFELLDKEQGLGTSQFMEATRYRRSLEGELARTVSSLNNVKAARVHLAIPKSSVFVRDERKPSASVLVELYPGRALEAGQVMAIVNLVATSVPELDKSQVTVVDQKGNLLSEQIQDSALTQAGKQFDYSRRVESMLTQRVHNILQPVLGNDRYKAEVSADLDFSAVESTSEQFNPDQPALRSEQSVDEQRASSQGPQGVPGALSNQPPGAASAPQTTGGAATPAAAIQPGQPLVDANGQQIMDPATGQPMLAPYPSDKRQQSTKNFELDRSISHTRQQQGRMARLSVAVVVDDQVKIDPATGDTTRAPWGAEDLARFTRLVQDAVGFDASRGDSVTVINVPFAADRGEEIADIAFYQQPWFWDIVKQVLGVVFILVLVFGVLRPVLNNITGGGKQAAPDSDMELGGMMGLDGELANDRVSLGGPTSILLPSPSEGYEAQLNAIKGLVAEDPGRVAQVVKDWINADE, encoded by the coding sequence ATGGCTGAAGCAGTCGTCGAAAACGCCCCCGCCAAAGCTGGCTCGCCAGCGGCCAAGCCGCCGCTGTTTGGCATGGCGTTTCTGGAAAACATCTCGCAGATGCCCATGCTGCGCCAGATCGGCCTCCTGGTCGGCCTGGCGGCCAGCGTGGCCATCGGCTTTGCCGTGGTGCTGTGGTCGCAACAACCCGATTACCGTCCGTTGTACGGCAGCCTGTCGGGCATGGACACCAAGCAGGTCATGGACACCCTGGCCGCTGCTGACATCCCCTATAACGTGGAGCCCAACTCGGGGGCCCTGCTGGTCAAGGCCGACGACCTCTCCCGTGCGCGCCTGAAACTGGCAGCCGCCGGCGTGGCGCCGAGCGACGGCAATGTCGGCTTCGAACTGCTCGACAAGGAGCAGGGCCTGGGCACCAGCCAGTTCATGGAAGCCACCCGCTACCGCCGCAGCCTGGAAGGCGAACTGGCACGTACCGTTTCCAGCCTCAACAACGTCAAGGCCGCGCGCGTGCACCTGGCCATCCCGAAAAGTTCGGTGTTCGTGCGTGATGAACGCAAGCCCAGCGCCTCGGTACTGGTCGAGCTGTACCCAGGCCGTGCACTGGAAGCCGGGCAGGTGATGGCCATCGTCAACCTGGTCGCCACCAGCGTGCCGGAACTGGACAAATCCCAGGTCACCGTCGTCGACCAGAAGGGCAACCTGCTGTCCGAGCAGATTCAGGATTCCGCGCTGACCCAGGCCGGCAAGCAGTTCGACTACAGCCGCCGGGTGGAAAGCATGCTCACCCAGCGTGTGCACAACATTCTGCAGCCGGTGTTGGGCAACGACCGCTACAAGGCCGAAGTGTCCGCCGACCTCGACTTCAGCGCGGTCGAGTCCACCTCCGAACAGTTCAACCCCGACCAGCCGGCGTTGCGCAGCGAGCAGTCGGTCGACGAACAACGTGCCAGCAGCCAAGGCCCGCAAGGTGTGCCTGGCGCGCTGAGCAACCAGCCGCCAGGCGCCGCTTCGGCACCGCAGACCACTGGTGGCGCGGCTACCCCGGCTGCTGCCATTCAGCCTGGCCAGCCGCTGGTGGATGCCAACGGCCAGCAGATCATGGACCCGGCCACCGGTCAGCCGATGCTCGCGCCGTACCCGTCAGACAAACGTCAGCAAAGCACCAAGAATTTCGAGCTGGACCGTTCCATCAGCCACACCCGCCAGCAGCAGGGGCGCATGGCCCGCCTGTCGGTAGCGGTGGTGGTGGACGACCAGGTCAAGATCGACCCGGCCACAGGCGATACCACGCGGGCACCGTGGGGTGCCGAGGACCTGGCGCGCTTTACCCGCCTGGTGCAGGACGCAGTCGGCTTCGATGCCAGCCGTGGCGACAGCGTGACGGTGATCAACGTGCCGTTCGCCGCCGACCGTGGCGAGGAAATCGCCGACATCGCCTTCTACCAGCAGCCGTGGTTCTGGGATATCGTCAAACAGGTGCTGGGCGTGGTGTTCATCCTGGTGCTGGTGTTCGGCGTGCTGCGGCCAGTGCTGAACAACATTACCGGGGGCGGCAAGCAGGCTGCCCCGGACAGCGACATGGAGCTGGGCGGCATGATGGGTCTGGATGGCGAACTGGCCAACGACCGCGTCAGCCTGGGTGGCCCGACAAGCATTCTGCTGCCTAGCCCGAGCGAGGGTTACGAGGCACAGCTCAACGCAATCAAAGGCCTGGTGGCCGAAGACCCGGGCCGTGTGGCTCAGGTCGTGAAAGACTGGATCAACGCCGATGAGTGA